In Oxalobacteraceae sp. CFBP 8761, the following are encoded in one genomic region:
- a CDS encoding OmpW family protein: MKTMLKSVVVALIAVASAQALAQESPWLVRARAIQMEPDNKSSPVGGVGAADTIKVSNKTIPELDISYFFTPNFAAELILTYPQKHNVTLAGTKIGSFKHLPPTLSAQYHFAPGATFNPYLGVGVNYTRISSVKLLNGAADLENDSVGLALQAGVDFRLDEHWSLNADIKRVNIRSDVIVGGANISHLKVDPMLFALGVGYRF, translated from the coding sequence ATGAAAACGATGTTGAAATCCGTAGTAGTGGCCCTGATTGCCGTGGCGTCCGCGCAGGCGTTGGCACAGGAATCGCCATGGCTGGTGCGTGCACGCGCCATCCAGATGGAGCCAGATAACAAATCGAGCCCGGTTGGCGGTGTGGGCGCGGCAGACACGATCAAGGTCAGCAACAAGACCATCCCCGAGCTGGACATCAGCTACTTCTTCACGCCAAACTTCGCCGCAGAACTGATCCTGACCTATCCGCAGAAGCACAACGTCACGCTGGCCGGCACAAAGATCGGCAGCTTCAAGCACCTGCCGCCGACCTTGAGCGCGCAATACCACTTCGCACCGGGCGCCACCTTCAATCCGTACCTGGGCGTGGGCGTGAACTATACGCGTATCTCGAGCGTCAAGCTGCTCAATGGCGCGGCTGATCTGGAGAACGACAGCGTCGGGCTGGCGCTGCAGGCTGGCGTTGATTTCCGCCTGGACGAGCACTGGTCGCTTAACGCCGATATCAAGCGCGTCAATATCCGCAGCGACGTCATCGTCGGTGGCGCCAACATCAGCCATCTGAAAGTCGATCCGATGCTGTTTGCCCTGGGTGTCGGTTACCGCTTCTGA
- a CDS encoding glutathione peroxidase codes for MIKTIALLLAATAAASVIPPASAQAAPAAPAPALSKTPAACPAVLKHSFKRLQDEAPQDLCQYSGKVVLVVNTASYCGFTKQYEGLEKIYAKYGSRGLVILGFPSNDFGQQEPGNAKEIADLCYNTYGVKFPMFAKTSVKGPDANPLHAQLIKATGKEPKWNFTKYLIGRDGKVLEYFPSKVTPEDPQLVGMIEKAL; via the coding sequence ATGATCAAGACCATTGCCCTGCTGCTCGCCGCCACCGCTGCCGCCAGCGTCATCCCGCCCGCAAGCGCGCAGGCAGCGCCTGCTGCACCAGCGCCGGCATTGAGCAAAACGCCGGCTGCCTGCCCGGCAGTGCTCAAGCACAGCTTCAAGCGCCTGCAGGATGAAGCGCCGCAAGACCTCTGCCAGTACAGCGGCAAGGTGGTCCTGGTGGTCAACACGGCCAGCTACTGCGGCTTTACCAAGCAGTACGAAGGCCTGGAAAAGATCTACGCGAAGTATGGCAGCCGCGGCCTGGTGATCCTGGGTTTCCCGTCGAACGACTTCGGCCAGCAGGAACCGGGCAACGCGAAAGAGATCGCGGACCTCTGCTACAACACTTACGGCGTGAAGTTCCCGATGTTCGCCAAGACGTCGGTCAAGGGACCCGACGCCAACCCGCTGCACGCGCAGCTGATCAAGGCGACCGGCAAGGAACCGAAGTGGAACTTCACCAAGTACCTGATCGGTCGTGACGGCAAGGTGCTCGAATACTTCCCGAGCAAGGTCACGCCGGAAGACCCGCAATTGGTCGGTATGATCGAAAAAGCGCTGTAA
- a CDS encoding CoA-binding protein — protein MRTIAQILEESTTIAIVGLSNKPDRASHGVGAYLQQHGYRILPVNPQYAGETILGEAVFATLQDAAASLADSGQRIDIVDCFRKSEDIGPIARDAIAVGAGCLWMQLEIENQIAADMARAAGLDVVMNHCIKIEHRSLHASA, from the coding sequence ATGCGCACCATCGCCCAGATCCTCGAAGAAAGCACCACCATCGCCATCGTCGGCCTGTCAAACAAGCCAGACCGCGCCAGCCACGGAGTGGGCGCCTACCTGCAGCAGCACGGCTACCGCATCCTGCCAGTCAATCCCCAGTACGCCGGCGAGACGATCCTTGGCGAAGCCGTGTTCGCTACGCTGCAGGACGCTGCCGCCTCGCTCGCAGACAGCGGCCAGCGCATCGACATCGTCGATTGCTTTCGCAAGTCGGAAGACATCGGCCCGATCGCGCGCGATGCGATCGCCGTGGGGGCAGGGTGCCTGTGGATGCAGCTCGAGATCGAAAACCAGATTGCCGCCGATATGGCGCGCGCCGCCGGTCTGGATGTGGTGATGAACCACTGCATCAAGATCGAGCACCGCAGCCTTCACGCAAGTGCCTGA
- a CDS encoding F0F1 ATP synthase subunit epsilon yields the protein MANTFQVDVVSAEEQIFSGQAEFVALPGEAGELGIYPKHTPLITRIRPGAVRIQVAGGGEEFVFVAGGILEVQPNGVTVLADTAIRGADLDEAKATSAKKQAEDLMLNQESKIDYAKAQAEMAAAIAQLAAIQRLRSKGR from the coding sequence ATGGCAAACACATTTCAAGTCGACGTCGTCTCGGCCGAAGAGCAGATCTTCTCCGGCCAGGCCGAATTCGTCGCGTTGCCGGGTGAAGCGGGTGAGCTGGGTATCTACCCGAAGCACACCCCGTTGATCACGCGCATCCGCCCGGGCGCCGTGCGCATCCAGGTTGCCGGTGGTGGTGAAGAGTTCGTCTTCGTCGCTGGCGGTATCCTCGAAGTGCAGCCGAACGGCGTGACCGTGCTGGCCGACACCGCAATCCGCGGCGCCGACCTGGACGAAGCGAAGGCAACGTCCGCGAAGAAGCAGGCTGAAGACCTGATGTTGAATCAGGAATCGAAGATCGACTACGCAAAAGCCCAGGCCGAAATGGCCGCGGCAATTGCGCAGTTGGCTGCGATCCAGCGTCTGCGTTCGAAAGGCCGTTGA